Sequence from the Clostridium saccharobutylicum DSM 13864 genome:
AATCAAATTTATTTTGCAAATAATAACCAAGAGTTGTTTTTCCCGAAGCACACATTCCATCAATAGCTATCATTATAGGTGTTTTTTTAGTTTTTAGCAGTTCATTTATTTTCTCCACCACTGGTTGAAATAGCTTCCTACATGATTCTTTCATTACTAATTTTTCTTCTATCATCTACTAACACTTCCCTATCTAATTTTTCTGCCAAAGTGTAAATTTATTAGAATCTAATACAAAAACACATTCTTCAATTGATACAGTTTGGCACTCAAATAACCACTAATCAAATTAAATATGATTAGTGGTTTTATTACTTGTTTATTTTCACGCGTCTTATTATTTTGAATGTGCCTAAATATATTTAATAATAAAATCTAGGAACTCTTTTTTCATCATCCATTCCTGGTATAACTGGTGGTATAAATTCATTTTTTAACCATTGTCTACTTGATTCAGTGGTAGTAAGCTCTGCAAGTTTTGTTACTCCAACATAAACATCCGATATCTTATACCATGTTGCATAGTCTACTACACCTGTTTGTGGAAGTGTGAATATTTGTTGAAATATTCTTACTGAATTCGCTGTCTTTTGTCCATATTTTCCATCCTCGGCAAGTTTCGGAATTAATGGATAATTCCTCGATATCCTGTTTAATTGACCTTGAATTGCTTTTACTGATGCACCAGATGATCCAATAGTTAACGGTTCTCCTGGATATGACATTGGTATTCCAGCAACTTTTTCAGCCGTAACTAATTCAATATTATATCCATAATAATGTGTTAATATATCATACGGTACGTAGCCTTGAGCACCTAATTGCTGACTTCCCCATTGACTTAACCATTCTGGACAAGTAACACTCTTTCCATCGCAGTATTGTGTAAAAAGCGGCTGCTTCTTTCCAATTCTTCTTACATATGTGGAAAAAATCTCATCTACAATTTGACTTATGTTATCGTATATATTTCTACCATAATTAAATGCCTGATCATAAGCTGTAGAGCTTGTAATATCAAAGTTCTTGCCTTTTCCTCTATACCATTCAGTAAAAATTCTGTTCAACGTAAAAGATACAATACAAAAAATATTTGCTCTTAATGCTGATCCTGTCCAAGTTGAATATATTTCACATGAAGCAACATTTTTAATATAGTCCTTAAACGGTACCTTATAATTTGGTGCCGATGGATCATTTGGACTTCCTTGATGAACAACAACAAATTCTGGTACTACAGGCTGAGCTAACACAACTCCTGAACTTGGTGGTGGTACTGGTTTATCTTCTTCTTCAGGTATCTTAGGAGGGAAATTTCCATTTAATGTATTAGGCTGTATGTCAATAAATGACTGCCTCATAGGCCCTCTTCCTAAATTAATCTCTAAATTACATATTTGAAATGCAACTCTGGTAGGAAATACTTGACATCCCCTTATTACTATTGGGTTAAATCCGCTTCTTTCAACGGTTATATCATATAAGCTATAAGGTATCTGATTACTATTTTCATTTAAAGAATATTCTAAAGGTGGCGCTGGTAATTCTATTATTTGAGTTAATCCTGATGAATTTGTGGTAAGTTCAATATCTCTAACATTTTCCGATGCTCCTTTTACTGTTATTTTAGCATTATCGATCGGAACATAATTATAACCTCTAAAGCATTGAACTTTTAGCGCACCAGTATTTCTAGTACTCCCTCCAACGCTTGTTATAACATTTCCAGAACTTGTTGTAACATTTTCAGCGTTTGTTGTACCGCTTCCCGCATTTGTTGTAACATTTCCACTACTTATATTATCCATAACATTCCTCTTTATATTTTTTCTTAGAATATTATATTTATTAGATAGACTATTTGATACTGATATATCTATACTCTTTAAAATCTCTAGTTAAAATAATTATTTTTATTTTTTTAACATTTCATTCAAATCCTTAATAATTACTATCTTCCCTCTCTCTAATTTTATATATCCCTTTTTTTCTATGCTTTTTAACTTTCTGCTTATAACTTCACGCACTGAGTCAACTTCAAAAGCCAACTCACTATGAGTTGCATAAATTATTTTGCTATTTTTATTAATTAGTAATTTAATTAGCCTTGATTCTAAAGATTCATGAATTATCTCTTCTTTATTTTCTATAACAAAGTTGAATTTTTTGTACAAATCTTTGTACATATATAATAAAAATTGAGTATCATTCATAAAATATTTTCTAACCACATCAGATGGTATTATACATACTTCTGAATCCTGAATTGCTTTACCGGTTACATTTAAAGATTTCAAATTTGATAAACAACTTAAAGCCTCATGACAAAACCCTCCTTCTTTTATATTATAAAGGTTAGTTTCTTCCCCCTCGTGATTTATCTTTTGTATTTTTATTGTTCCTCTTAATACAAACAAGACACCCTCACAAGTCCCATCTGTTGATCCTATATAATCCTCTGAATGTACAGTTTTAAAAATTGCTTGTGTACTTATTATATTATTATTATCTTTATCAATCTTCTTTAATACTGGATATGTTTTATATAAATCATCTATATATTTCAATCTATTATTTAATATTTTATCACTAGTCATATTTAATTTCCTCCCAGTACTATTATATATTAATTTTTTATATTAGTAACAACTTATGTTTATACTAAATACAATATTCTATCATAAACATAAAGTAATATAAAATCATATTAATTTAATATGTTAATAACAATACTTGAAAGAAAAATAATTATAATTTGCATAATTTAGTTAAATGTTACTTATTTTAATGTAATTTTAATATTTATATGCTCTAATTAATTTATAGTAAAAAACACATTATTAAAAGGAGAGATTAATTATGAAAGTTAAAACTCATGTAAAATTAGCAGAATTAGCTTTTATTAAAAATATAAATAATATTCCAAAAGGATTTTCTAAATCTATGTTTAATTTTGGTCTTGTAATGGTTGATCAAAGTTGGTTAGTAAAAACTCATCCCCATTACATGCAACACTCTTTAGAATATATAAAAGAAAAAATCAAACACCTTCTTTCAATAAAAAGATTCAATAGCTATCATTCTATACAACTTGGCGTAGTTGTGCATTATCTTTGCGATTTTTGTTGTTACTCTCATATAAATGGATGTATCGGCAACATTTCTTATCACTTAAAATATGAACGTGAAATACAAAAATATTTACTTAAAAACTTTGATACTTTGAAAAAATCAGAAAAAAATACTTCTGCTAATAATATGGATACTACAAATATGAAATCAGTAAGTTTTTCTTCTATAAAAAACTCAATAGATAATGTACTATCTAATTATATTAATGGTCAACATTCATATTTGTGGGATATAAAAAAATGTATTGAAATCAGTTCTATAGTATGTTCTGCTGTTTTTGCTCTTAATTTTGCGAGAAATTCTAAGCTACATATTGTTAGAATTCCTAACTTTATTGGCAAAATCAGATTAAATTCTTATAATAATAGAAGTGCTTTATTAAATAGAAGTGTGCTATCAAAATAAATTATAATCATATGAAAATAAAAGGTGAGAATACATAAAAAATTATATTTTGTATTCTCACTTAGTTTACAATTTTATTATTAATAAGTTGTTTTACTCTTAAGACATATTCAAATAAATAATAAGTCTAAAAATTACGATTTTAATTCGTTATATAAATCTTTTATTCCATTAAAATGATAAGTAGGTTTAAATTCTGTATCTATCAAATCTTTTTCACTTGCTTCTCCAGTAAACACAAGACAAGTATCAACATTAGCATTAATTCCACAAGCAATATCCGTATACAATCTATCTCCAATTACTAATGTTTGTTCTTTTTTTAGTTTAGTTTGCTTAAGACAAATATCTATTATATCCTTATTGGGTTTTCCTATAAAAAACGGAGTTTTTTTAACTGCATGCTGTAGCATTTCACATAATGCTCCACAATCTGGAACAACTCCAAACTTTACTGGACAGACTAAATCTGGATTTGTTGCAATATAATCTATTTTTTTAGTAATTAACAAATGACATATATTCTCTATCTTCTTATAATTCAATTCATTGTCGTATCCGACAACTGCGCAACATATACTTTCTTGTAATTCTTCTACAACATTTAATCCAAAACTTCTTAATTCCTCCACAAATGATGTAGTTCCAACCACAAAAATCTTCTTTTCATCATAATGTTTTTTTAAATATAAAGCTGTAGCATAGGAAGATGTAACAAAATTTGTTTTATCAACCTTAAGTCCTAACTTGCTAAATTTTGTTACATAATCTTCAATACTCTTAGTAGAATTATTGGTTATAAAAATATATTTTCCACCTATATTTATTACATAATTCATAAATTCTAAAGTTCCATCAATTATTTCATTTCCTAATGCTATTGTACCATCAATATCTAATAAAAAAAGTTTTTTATTCTTTAGCATATTATTCTCCGTATTAACATTTTATAAAAATATTATATTCCAAATTTACTATTACATTTTTTATTATAATAAAAATTTTATTTTTTATTCAAAAAATTATATTTAGGCACATAGAAAACTTTCATGTGCCTTATTAAAAATGAATCATTTCAAATCATCTTTTATGTAAAACTAATTATTTTAAACGCGTTGTAATAATATTAAACCGTTATCACAACGCATTATTTTAATATAAAATTCTTCACCTAATATTATTAAACATTTTACATACCTTGAAAAATAATCATCCCCTCTTCTTCTTTTACTATTCCCATACGTTCTAATTTATCTAATTCATTTTCTAAATTAAATTTTTTAATTTCTTTGTCATCAACGTGTGTTTTATTTTTTTGAAAATATCTTTTTAATTCATAATAACTTATTTCCTTAGCGTCTATTATAATATTAATTAAATTAGAAGAATAATTTGAAATTGTATCCATGAACAACACCTCTTAATTTTTATTATTTTTTTATTGTGATTAATAAATGTTATTTTCTATATATTAATGGTATGGTTAAAATTCAGATAATAGAACTTTATTTTTCTACAATAAAGCTAATCAAAAAAATAATAAATCTATCTACCAGCCTGCTTCCCATCATTCTGTGTCAGTAAACTGCCATAATATGCTCACTATGATGGCAGTTTACTTCATTGCCTGATAAAAAATAGTCATAGCAGTTTTGGATTTGTTACTTATTTTCATGTGCCTTATTGTTTCAAATTAGATTAATTAGGGAATAATTAATGCTATATAAGGTACATTCAAAAAATAATCATGACATTTAACTTGTTATTTTCTTTCATGTGCCTGACTTTCAACAATCTAATATATATCTTTTATCATGATAATTTGATATAATGATATGATGTTTCTAGTATTACATGTTTTGAGCATAATTTACTTTAGGCACGTGAAAATAGTTTATTTTTTACAAAGTCTTATTACTCTAAACTAAATGAATGAAATATTAAAATTATGAAAGAGGTGCTTAACCATAAATACAAATTATAAAACTCAAGAAAATAAATACAATACAAAAGGTAACCTTACCGAAATGACTGTTTTAAAGAAAGATGGAACTGAACTTATCTGCAAAATGGATACTTTTGATGCAGAAAGAGTTCAAAAAGCAGGAGTTTGGTTTGCAGAATGGCACAAAGATTTTAACAGCTATTTAGTACAAACATTAACTACTACTAATGTTAATGGGAAAATTAAAAATATTAAACAAAGCATTCAATCATTTATCTTAGATGTTAGTCCTAAAGCTCCAATAAAACATTTAAATGGGAATACTTTAGACAATAGAAAGCAAAATTTAGAGCTATACAATAGAACCTTAAAAAATGATTGTGAAAAAATAGATCATGAAACAATGGCTATAATTTTAAGAGATAAATTTGGAAATCCAAAAGAAAAAGCTCTAATCTCTATGGAAGATGTTAATAAAGTTATTAAAGACGGTTATAACTGGGTTACATATAAAAAAGATTCTGAATATATGGTTGTTGCTAATACTCCTGAAGGTAGAATCCGTTTAGATGAACTTATCATGAATCCTGATGAATCAATGAAAGTTCACCATATAAATTTAAATCCTTTAGATAATAGAAGAGGAAATTTAGAAATCAAGGAAATATAAAAAATAATATCTTGTAAAATTCACAAATCCTTACCAAAAGATCATACATATAAGAAATAACCTTATATGTATGATCTTTATTAATGTAAATCCTAAATGCAATTTTGAAATATTTATCTTCATACTAGCATACAAGCAGTTATTCTTTACTATTACTTATGCTTTTTTACATTTAATGTAATTATAGGTTTTTATTTTAAGTAAATAGGTGTAAACTATTAAGTAAGAGAATTTATATGACTGATATGAGGTGGTTAGTTTGACAATATTCAAAATAATTTTAGGAGATATAACGAAAATTAAATATGACGCAATAATAAATGCGGCAAATACATCATTACTAGGCGGAGGTGGTGTTGATGGTGCTATTCACAGAGCTTGTGGTGATAAATTATTAGAAGAATGTAGAGAATTAAACGGATGTTTAACTGGTAAAGCTAAAATAACAAAATCGTATGATTTAATGGAACAAGGTGTATATTGGGTAATACACACTGTAGGTCCTATTTATAGACATAATGGTAATGAAGAAAAATATTTAAGAAGTGCTTATCACTCCGCTCTTGATTTAGCAAGTACTTACGCCGACAACTACTCAAAGCAATGTAATGAAATTTTGAATAATAATCTTTATCGCTTTAGTAATAGTGGATTTATAGGTGCTAAAAAAAAGGAAATTTTAATCAGGGATTTTAATGAATACATTCAAGAACATCCAATTAAAACTATTGCATTTCCTTCTATAAGTACAGGGGCTTATTCTTACCCATTGGAAGAAGCAGCTTCCATAGCATTAGACGAAATGCTAACTTTTATCAAAAACTTTCCTGATGCTTTCGATGAAATTGCTATGGTATGTTTTGATGATAAAACTTACAATGTATATCAAACTGTATATAATGAAAACTTTTTAGAAAAATGATTTATACTGCACTTATCTTTAATTAATACTTTAAACTAACATAGTAAAAACATATTTAAATTTGAAAATAATAGAGCAGATATTCTAGCTCTAAGCTAAATATATCTGCTCTATTTATCTCATATATATTATAATCTTCAAATATTTTTTAATTATTAATACATATCTTTAAGGCACGTGAAAATAAATATTCTAAACTATAGCTTTTATGCAAAATATCTATCTAATAATCCCTTGAATGCTCTTCCATGTCTAGCTTCATCTTTGCACATTTCATGTACTGTATCATGAATTGCATCTAAATTTAACTTCTTAGCTAAAGTAGCTAAATCCTTTTTACCTTGGCAAGCACCATGTTCAGCATTTACTCTAGCTTCTAAATTAGCCTTTGTATCTGCAACTACTACTTCACCTAACATTTCAGCAAATTTTGCTGCATGTTCTGCTTCTTCAAATGCTATTCTTTTATAAGCTTCAGCAACTTCAGGATATCCTTCTCTATCTGCTTGTCTTGACATTGCTAAATACATACCAACTTCTGTACATTCTCCAGCAAAGTTTGCTTGTAATCCTTCAATTATTTCTTTATCTACACCATTAGCTACTCCAATTACATGTTCATCAGCAAAAGCTAAGTCTCCGCTTTGTTCTATAAACTTATCTGCGCCAACTCCACACACTGGACATTTTTCTGGAGCTGCTTCTCCTTCATAAATATAACCACACACTGTACAAACGAATTTTTTCATAATATTTTCCTCCTAAAACTTCTAAATTTATTTATTTTTATTTTTATTTATTTATCTATGTTAATTTCTTCCTTGCTACATTTATTATTATATAATAATTATTATCCGTTGTAAAGTGTTTTTTATATATTTTTCAAAAAATATACATCAGGAGTTTAAAACACATTAAAACCTATTACTGTATAATTGAATTAATTAATAAATCATATTGCAACATAGATGTAAATGAATGTTACGACATTTATATCTATATGAAGACACTGTTAATTTTATTAACTCTTCCATGATAAGATATCCAATTTAAGAATTAGACTTATTTGTGGTTAATATCCCTACTAGAAATCATATATATATTTATAAAGTAAGCATTTGAAATTGAACTGTTAAAGATTCTAAATGGCAGCTTGTTACATTTACTGCTTGTCAAAATGAATATTTGGAACATGCAGAAATGGGCAAAAGCTCCCATTTAGAATCTTCCAGCGAAAATTTCATAAGTCCGACGAAACAAATATATATATGATTTCGGTGAGTTACCACATAAGTATGATTTATAGTTTGCATATCTGTGGAACTGTTGAGATTATCTTATAAATATTAATATTCTCTGAAATTTTTATTATGTATATATAAACTTTATTGTTTTAATATTGAATTTTACTGTATAATGAGCTTATACTTAACATTAATAAGGAGTGTTTTAAATTGTTTGGATATGTTACTCCATTGAAAGGTGAAATGAAAGTAAAAGATTTTGCTAGATTTAAATGTTACTATTGTGGACTATGCTGCCATATAAAAAATGAATTTGGAAATATTCCAAGAGTATCTTTAAATTATGATATGACTTTTTTAGGTTTGTTATTAGATGCTTTAAATCCTGATGAGCTTACGGCAACCTCTCATAGATGTATACTTCATCCTACTGAAAAGAAAACTATAATTTATAATAATAAAGCTCTATCTTATGCTGCCTCTATAAACATATCCTTATTTTATTACAAATTAATCGATGATGTGAATGATGATAAAGACTTCAAAAGTAAACTTGGTATTGTATTTTTATCACCATATAAAAAAAAGTTTTCTAAATCGATATTAGATATTAATACTAGTATTAAGCACTACCTAAATGAACTTTATATTTTAGAAAATAATAAATCTTTTAATTCTATCGATGAAATATGTGATCCATTCAGTAAACTAGTAGGAACTATCTTTAAAGACTATCCTTATGAATTAAATGATGATTCTAATGATTTGCGAGATACATTATATTCATTAGGCTATTCTTTAGGAAAATGGATTTATTTAATTGATGCTTTAGATGATTTAAAATCTGATATTGAAAAAAATAAATTTAATCCGCTAAACTTTTTGTATAATAAAGAAAGCTTGCCATATGATAAATTTATACAATACATTAAACCTAAATTAGAGTTTACAATTTTAAATTGTGGATATAATTGTAAAGAAAATTTAAAAAAGCTAGATCTTAAAAGAAATAAAGATATTCTATATAATATAATTGAACTCGGCTTAATGGACAAATATGTTAAAATAATTGATAGTACTAAGGCACAATAGAAAAATAATAAGTTTATCTACCAGCCTATTTTTCATCATTCTGAGTAAGCAAAATGTCATCATAGGTCCACTATGATGACAATTTTGGACTTGTTATTTATTTTCATGTGCCTAAACATACTAATGAAACCTAAAAGGAGCGATTTATAATGAACCCATATGAAATACTAGGAGTAAAACCTGGTGCTAGCCAGGATGAAATCAAAAGTGCATACAGAAAACTGATTAAACAATATCATCCAGATAAATTTATAGATAATCCATTAAAGAATTTAGCTGAAGAAAAAATGATGCAAATCAATGAAGCATATGAAACTTTGACAAAGAATTCAGGTAACAATAATTATAGCAGTTCAAATAATTATACGGACTCATCATCATATAGTAATAATTCTTCAAACAACTCATATGAATTTCAAGAAATAAGAAGATTAGTTCAGTCTGGAAACTTTTCTGCTGCTGAAAATCGTTTAAATTCTATCAGTATAAGAAATGCAGAATGGCACTATTTATATGGTGCAGTAGTGCTTCAAAAAGGATGGTTTGATTCTGCTCTTGAGCACATGGAAAACGCTGTTAGAATGGATCCTAATAATTTTGAATATAGACAGGGATTAAATTCATTAAGACAAAGGAGCAATAGTTACTCTAATCAATATTATAGAACTACTAATAGAAACAGTACTGATGTTTGTCAATGCTGTATAGATCTTTGGTGCTTAGATTCATTATGTGAATGTATGGGTGGGGATTTAATTGGATGTTGCTAGAAGGAGGCACATACTATGAAATCAAAAAACATTGCACAAAGCGGAATACTAATAGCATTAAATCTTGTTATACTTTATTCCGCTTCAATTCTTCCTATTAGTACTTTATCTATACTAACTGTTGCTTCCTGTATAACTCCAATTTCAATCATTAGAACATCAATAAAGAATGCAATTTTAATTTACTTATCTTCAAGTATTTTAAGCTTTTTCTTAGTATCAATTAATATTGCTATTTATTATACATTATTCTTTGGAATATATGGGATAATTAAATATTTCATAGAAAGGTTTAGCAATTTGCTTATAGAATTAATATTAAAATTGCTTTCTTTCAATGTATTGTTAATGATATTTTATATAATAGCTAAAAGCTTTTTAAGTATCCCACATAAATTTCCATTGTGGTTACTATGGATATCCGCACAAATTATATTTTTAATTTACGATTATGCCCTAACTTTACTTATAAGCTTTATTATTGATAAATTTCACAAATATAATTTTTGAATAAAGTTATATGGATAAAGAACTTGGGATTTAGAATTGTGTGGTTAATAACCGAAATAAGAGGGAATTCTTTAGCTCGGTTGTTAGATAATTTAGCTGTGAATTTCTAACAGAGAAATTGGATACATGTTTGTGTACTAGGCCTTTGAAAATAAGCTGTTTAGGTTCTTAAGTTCAATTAACCAAATCTATTATTTGGTTAATTGAACTTACTCAGTGAACAAATGTGAGTCGAGTTTCCTTGGCAATATTGTTCCATTTACTGCTTGTCACAAAAGTGAGAATCGAAATTTTATATTTCGTTATTCGAACTTTATCTGTGAGCTTTTATACTGGGAGCATGCAGAAATGGGGCAACCTCACATTTAGAAATTTTCATAATCCTATTGAACAAATATGTATCTAATTTTGGCTGAGATTCACATAAGTTCTATTCTTATTGCCGAACCCTATAGATCTATTTTATATACTATATTTAGTAATTAAGTTTTTTAGAAATTCTACTGTTCTTATAGGAGCCTTTCCTACAGATGTTTCACCTGCCAAAAGAAATCCTGTTACTCCTGATTTTATAAAATTATATACACTTTCTACCTCTGAAATTGATGGCATTTTCCCATTTTTCATGCTGTTTAAAACATGTGTTGCTATTATAATATCCTTATCTTTTACTTCAACTACTTCACTTATTATTCTATCCTCATATATAGGTGTATCTTCTATTGATGTTTCTGGAATTAAATCTCCTCTTCCTATAACAATTCCATCTACTTCATTCAAAATTTTTTTCATATTATTTATTCCATTTACTGTTTCTATTTTAGCCCAGATCTTTGGACTAAACTTCTTATCAATATTTTTATCTAAAAATGATTTTATTTCTTCAATATCTTGTATATCCTCTACAAATGATTGGCAAATTATATCTACGTCATTCCTAATTCCCCACTCTATAGCTTTTTTATCCTTAGAACTTAAAGAAAGTATGCTTCTATCTAGTTCTTTTATATTACATCCCTTTCCTCTTCTAATTATTCCTCCTTTTATAGTACTAACTTTTATAAATTCATCTACTTTTCCAATTACATTAAATATCATTGTATTATCCTTAATTGTTATTTGTTTATAATCTTTTTCATTTAGCATTTTATTTTTTATATTTAAAGGTATTATCTTCATCTTCATTCTATTAATTTTATTTCTTATTTCCTCGTATTTATCTTCTCCGCAAAAATAAATTTCTTCATTATCATAAATTTTATATATATATTCAAATTTGTTTGACACTCTAACCTTTGTTCCTGAAAGATCAAGTATTATATCTATATTGCTGCTTATTTCCTTAGCCATTTTCAAGAACTCATCAAAATCATTTTCACTTCCATGAGCAAAATTAAATCTTAATGCATTAACACCATTATCTATTATGCCTTTTAATGAATTTCTGTCTTTTACATTTGGCCCTACTGTTCCTATTATATACATGTTTTCCTCCAAATTATCACTATGTTTATTAATATTAAAAATCTTCATTAATTATCACTTTTTAATCACTATTGCAAATTAAATAAAATGATAAAAGTTCTAAAAAATCTTGTTATGAATAAATTTATATAGTATAAAAATTATTTCAGGAGGTATTGATTTGAAAAATTTAAGATATATTTCCATTTTATTGCTTTTGCTTTTTTCTTTAAGCGGATGTAATATTCAAGACCCGAAATACATAAGTTTTTCTACAAAACCTAATAATCATTATTATACTGATGAACTTCGGAATAAGATTTTAAGTAATGAAAAATTTACGCTTTATGTATTTGATACAAATCTCTATAAAGAAATTGAAGTACCAAGCGAAGAAAACTCTATTTTTGAAAACTTCACTAATACATTAACTAATGATAATTATATAGATGATAAAGTTGATGCTAAAGAACCTTTTAGATTAAAGGTAGTATTCAAAGATGACAAATATCTTATTAAAGTATTTAACGACTCTGTTGTATCTATATGTCCATGGGATGGTAATTACAAAGAAGATATCGTTTCTATAAAAAATTTACCTTTAAGATACAATCTATATGATTTCTGTAAACACATTCAAAATGAGCCATCATCTAATTAACCAGTTTATACATTATTATTTTAAAATTTTACTTTTAACTCGATTCAATAATCTTAATAACTATTACTATTTCTATACTTTAAGTAAACATAACATTTAAAAAAATCTGTCTCAAAATAAATTTTATATGCAATCTGTTAATGGTTTAAAATATAAACTATTCATCAGCATATTACGATAATTTTATATTTTGAGATACTCTTTTTTTATTTTTATAACTAAATAAATTACCATTCGAAATAAACTAACCGCTTTCAGTTGGAATTAGTTCACCTTCCAAAATTATTAATAGAATTTATTATTTACAATTTTACTCCATAAACATGTATCTATAAACAAAAAACACCTAAGTTTCAGACAACTAAAACTTAGGTGTTTATATAAATTTTATCATACATAACATTTAAATCGGAATATTATTAAATTATATTTG
This genomic interval carries:
- a CDS encoding DUF4883 family protein, with translation MKNLRYISILLLLLFSLSGCNIQDPKYISFSTKPNNHYYTDELRNKILSNEKFTLYVFDTNLYKEIEVPSEENSIFENFTNTLTNDNYIDDKVDAKEPFRLKVVFKDDKYLIKVFNDSVVSICPWDGNYKEDIVSIKNLPLRYNLYDFCKHIQNEPSSN
- a CDS encoding pyruvate kinase, with amino-acid sequence MYIIGTVGPNVKDRNSLKGIIDNGVNALRFNFAHGSENDFDEFLKMAKEISSNIDIILDLSGTKVRVSNKFEYIYKIYDNEEIYFCGEDKYEEIRNKINRMKMKIIPLNIKNKMLNEKDYKQITIKDNTMIFNVIGKVDEFIKVSTIKGGIIRRGKGCNIKELDRSILSLSSKDKKAIEWGIRNDVDIICQSFVEDIQDIEEIKSFLDKNIDKKFSPKIWAKIETVNGINNMKKILNEVDGIVIGRGDLIPETSIEDTPIYEDRIISEVVEVKDKDIIIATHVLNSMKNGKMPSISEVESVYNFIKSGVTGFLLAGETSVGKAPIRTVEFLKNLITKYSI